A single region of the Bacillota bacterium genome encodes:
- a CDS encoding Hsp20/alpha crystallin family protein, whose translation MALIRWDPFAELGPFREDLGRLFDRYSSLIGMRGWQPAVDLCEDDDTFTLKAEIPGVEPEDVDITVTPENITLRGTVDREEEEQEEGYIRSERRYGEFARTVALPAEIKPGTARATFKNGVLTVVLPKAAPGHSRGVKLKIDRLQ comes from the coding sequence GTGGCACTGATTCGTTGGGATCCTTTTGCGGAGTTGGGACCATTTCGAGAAGACTTGGGCCGGCTATTCGACCGCTACAGCAGCCTAATCGGTATGCGCGGCTGGCAACCGGCAGTGGACTTGTGTGAAGACGATGATACCTTTACTCTTAAGGCTGAAATCCCCGGCGTGGAACCAGAAGATGTGGACATAACGGTCACGCCTGAAAATATAACCTTGCGGGGTACGGTGGACCGGGAAGAAGAAGAACAAGAGGAAGGATATATTCGTTCAGAGCGACGTTATGGTGAATTTGCCCGCACAGTGGCTCTACCGGCGGAAATCAAGCCTGGTACCGCCCGAGCCACATTTAAGAACGGGGTCTTGACTGTAGTTCTACCGAAAGCTGCGCCGGGACACAGCCGCGGTGTCAAGCTGAAAATTGACCGGCTCCAATAA